In Desulfomonile tiedjei DSM 6799, a genomic segment contains:
- the rpoC gene encoding DNA-directed RNA polymerase subunit beta', whose protein sequence is MEDVYYSFFEKPKDPLNFNAVKISLASPEKIRSWSHGEVKKPETINYRTFKPERDGLFCAKIFGPVKDYECNCGKYKRMKHRGTICEKCGVEVIQSKVRRERMGHIELATPVAHIWFLKSLPSRIGTLLDLTLKEVERVLYFESFLVIDPGKTDLEPGTLINEEKYRQTLEQFGTGSFETRMGGEAVRDLLERLDLVQESIKLREDMKGSTSEAKRKKLAKRLRVLEALKGIEPEVLVTELTTLYQAADPESEMGRFLEEIVQAARAIQLKWEENDDWEVRKQLAYIEINNVIDRLVRSRVVPPEDLAVFRQWQNPAWMILTTVPVIPPDLRPLVPLDGGRFATSDLNDLYRRVINRNNRLKRLKELNAPEIILRNEKRMLQEAVDVLFDNGRRGRVITGPNKRPLKSLSDMLKGKQGRFRQNLLGKRVDYSGRSVIVVGPDLRLHQCGLPKRMALELFKPFIYNKLEERGYVTTIKSAKKLVEKETPEVWDILEDVVKEYPVLLNRAPTLHRLGIQAFEPVLIEGKAIQLHPLVCTAFNADFDGDQMAVHIPLSVEAQVEARVLMMSTNNILSPAHGKPIIVPTQDIVLGLYYLTRESVDPEVDTTPRVFTDSWEIRVAYDAGVVDLHQKILLRENGEKILTTVGRVLLREIVPEEIPFSHLNKVMKKKELANLIDEAYRRCGDKKTVILADRLKDLGYYYATKAGLSICVDDMKIPESKRDIINKAREEVLEIQNQYKEGLITDGERYNKVIDIWARANEDISERMMNELRTMTVELKDGSERKVESFNPIYMMADSGARGSTQQIRQLAGMRGLMAKPTGEIIETPIEANFREGLSVLQYFISTHGARKGLADTALKTANSGYLTRRLVDVAQDAIISEPDCGTLDGIEMASLEEGGEIIEHVADRILGRVALEDIEHPFTGEIIVKANEEIKEDHRERIQDAGIDRVKIRSVLTCQSRRGVCSLCYGRDLAHGRMVNIGEAVGIIAAQSIGEPGTQLTMRTFHIGGTASLKRNIISARKRGRVSFERDKDKIKAIIVSEEFTLDPSEFDRWLIENGQTLRENSFLYEGPHHEMHEAESLGGKIEISLDRKSFTVVDDEGNRSKFLIPADHRFIVRHGERISPNTFIFESSSGGSRMSEAEKRGGIFNLIEDKDGPVHFRLYERYPVMDYMNVKVQDGDRIESEGQVLLEWLGSGSSELFSRNEGRVKFIDLKTVVNRDGERVVMNRNGYCAITDDKGRERERNKVIYGARLRVQDDEPVNRETLLAEWDPYTIPIITEVSGRVKFGDVIEGLTMSEQVDEVTGLSRKVIVEYKDKDSEVRPRVSIKDEHGRTIKIGDSEARYLLPVGANIMVKEGEEVHAGDVIAKIPRETTKTKDITGGLPRVAELFEARKPKEFAIIAEIDGIVSFGKDTKGKRKVIVTPELGEQKEYLIPKGKHISVHSGDWVQAGEPLMEGSTNPHDLLGIKGEKELAKYLVDEVQEVYRLQGVKINDKHIEVIVRQMLRRVRVKEVGDTDFLVGEQIERQVFEEENNRVMQAGGVPAMGEPLLLGITKASLSTDSFISAASFQETTKVLTEAAISGKIDYLRGLKENVIMGRLIPAGTGLSRYKNLRLLHMDDEQERRGKPEKARPVVSYQETA, encoded by the coding sequence TTGGAAGACGTATATTACAGCTTTTTTGAAAAACCGAAAGACCCGTTAAATTTCAATGCAGTCAAGATTTCTCTGGCATCGCCGGAGAAAATCAGATCCTGGTCCCACGGCGAAGTCAAGAAACCGGAGACCATTAATTATCGAACGTTCAAACCGGAACGTGACGGGCTTTTCTGTGCAAAAATATTCGGCCCTGTCAAAGATTACGAGTGCAATTGCGGAAAATACAAACGCATGAAGCACCGGGGCACTATATGCGAAAAATGCGGTGTTGAAGTAATCCAATCCAAAGTCCGCCGTGAGCGCATGGGCCATATCGAATTGGCCACTCCGGTGGCTCATATATGGTTCCTGAAAAGTCTGCCGAGCAGAATCGGCACGCTTTTGGACCTCACGCTAAAGGAAGTGGAACGGGTACTCTACTTCGAATCGTTTCTCGTAATCGATCCCGGGAAAACCGATCTGGAGCCGGGAACCCTTATCAATGAAGAAAAATACCGGCAAACCCTGGAGCAGTTCGGGACCGGTTCCTTTGAGACCCGTATGGGTGGCGAAGCGGTTCGGGATCTCCTGGAGAGACTCGACCTGGTGCAAGAGAGTATAAAGCTTCGCGAGGATATGAAAGGCTCGACCTCTGAAGCCAAGCGCAAGAAACTGGCAAAAAGACTGCGAGTGCTCGAAGCACTCAAAGGGATTGAACCGGAAGTCCTCGTGACCGAGCTGACCACACTGTATCAGGCAGCAGACCCTGAAAGTGAAATGGGCCGCTTCCTGGAAGAAATCGTACAGGCCGCTCGTGCAATCCAACTCAAATGGGAAGAGAACGACGACTGGGAAGTACGCAAGCAACTGGCCTATATCGAAATCAATAATGTTATCGACAGGCTGGTGAGATCCAGAGTAGTTCCGCCGGAGGACTTGGCCGTGTTCCGTCAGTGGCAGAACCCGGCGTGGATGATTCTCACGACTGTGCCGGTCATTCCGCCCGATCTTCGGCCGCTCGTTCCTCTGGATGGGGGCCGGTTCGCTACATCGGACCTGAACGATCTGTACAGGCGGGTCATCAACAGGAACAATCGTCTAAAACGGCTCAAAGAGCTTAATGCGCCTGAAATCATTCTCCGGAATGAGAAGCGCATGCTCCAGGAAGCGGTAGACGTGCTGTTCGATAATGGCAGACGGGGTCGCGTCATTACCGGACCCAACAAACGGCCGCTCAAGTCGCTATCTGACATGCTCAAAGGCAAGCAAGGCCGATTCCGCCAGAACCTGCTGGGAAAACGGGTAGACTATTCAGGCCGCTCCGTTATCGTCGTAGGTCCTGACCTCAGGCTGCATCAGTGCGGTTTGCCCAAGAGAATGGCATTGGAACTGTTCAAACCGTTCATCTACAACAAACTGGAGGAACGCGGGTACGTCACCACCATCAAGAGTGCAAAAAAACTGGTGGAAAAGGAGACTCCCGAAGTCTGGGACATCCTGGAAGACGTGGTGAAGGAATATCCGGTGCTCCTCAACCGTGCACCTACGCTGCACAGACTGGGCATCCAGGCTTTTGAACCGGTTCTTATCGAAGGAAAAGCGATTCAGTTGCATCCTCTGGTTTGTACCGCATTCAACGCCGACTTCGACGGTGACCAGATGGCAGTGCATATTCCCTTGTCCGTGGAAGCACAAGTTGAAGCCCGAGTGCTCATGATGAGCACCAATAACATCTTGTCACCTGCTCACGGGAAACCCATCATTGTGCCTACTCAGGACATCGTCTTGGGACTCTATTATTTGACCCGTGAGTCCGTCGATCCTGAAGTCGACACTACACCACGAGTGTTTACCGATAGCTGGGAAATTCGTGTGGCTTACGATGCAGGAGTAGTCGATCTCCATCAGAAAATCCTGCTTCGTGAAAACGGAGAAAAAATCCTGACTACGGTCGGCCGGGTGCTTCTCAGAGAAATCGTTCCTGAGGAAATCCCGTTCTCTCATTTAAATAAAGTCATGAAGAAGAAAGAGCTGGCAAACCTCATCGATGAGGCGTACCGGCGATGCGGTGACAAAAAGACCGTTATCCTTGCAGACAGGCTGAAAGACCTTGGTTACTATTACGCGACCAAAGCCGGGCTTTCCATTTGCGTTGACGATATGAAGATTCCTGAATCGAAGCGGGACATTATCAACAAGGCACGGGAAGAAGTGCTGGAAATCCAGAACCAGTACAAGGAAGGTCTCATCACCGACGGTGAACGTTACAACAAGGTCATTGATATTTGGGCTCGAGCGAACGAGGACATCTCGGAACGCATGATGAACGAGCTGAGAACTATGACCGTGGAACTCAAAGACGGCTCGGAACGCAAAGTCGAGAGTTTCAACCCCATTTATATGATGGCGGACTCCGGAGCGAGAGGTAGCACCCAGCAGATTCGCCAGCTCGCAGGTATGCGCGGTCTCATGGCAAAGCCTACCGGAGAAATCATCGAGACTCCCATCGAGGCGAATTTCCGTGAAGGCCTTTCAGTGTTGCAGTACTTTATCTCGACGCACGGCGCACGAAAAGGTCTCGCTGATACCGCGCTCAAAACGGCCAACTCCGGTTACCTTACCAGGCGACTCGTGGATGTGGCCCAGGATGCAATCATCAGTGAACCGGATTGCGGCACCCTCGATGGTATCGAAATGGCCTCTCTGGAAGAGGGCGGCGAGATCATCGAACACGTTGCAGATCGTATCCTCGGGAGAGTGGCTCTGGAGGACATCGAACACCCGTTTACCGGTGAGATCATCGTAAAGGCCAACGAAGAGATAAAAGAGGACCATAGAGAAAGAATCCAGGATGCGGGTATCGATCGAGTGAAAATCCGTTCGGTGCTCACCTGCCAGTCTCGAAGAGGAGTTTGCAGCCTGTGCTACGGCCGCGATCTCGCTCACGGAAGAATGGTCAACATCGGTGAAGCAGTGGGAATCATTGCCGCACAGTCCATTGGAGAGCCTGGAACACAGCTCACCATGCGTACGTTCCATATCGGTGGAACCGCTTCTTTGAAAAGGAATATCATTTCCGCTCGAAAAAGAGGTCGAGTCTCCTTCGAGAGGGACAAAGACAAGATAAAGGCGATCATCGTTTCCGAAGAGTTCACTCTTGATCCTTCCGAATTCGATAGATGGCTGATCGAGAACGGGCAAACCTTACGTGAGAATTCCTTCCTCTATGAGGGACCGCACCATGAGATGCATGAGGCTGAAAGCCTCGGAGGCAAGATCGAGATATCGTTGGACAGGAAATCTTTCACCGTCGTAGATGACGAAGGGAACAGGAGCAAGTTCCTGATCCCGGCGGATCACCGATTCATTGTCCGCCATGGTGAAAGAATATCGCCTAACACGTTTATCTTTGAGTCGAGTTCCGGTGGCTCTCGTATGAGTGAAGCAGAAAAACGAGGCGGTATCTTCAATTTGATTGAGGATAAGGATGGGCCCGTTCATTTCAGATTGTACGAGCGTTACCCCGTCATGGATTACATGAACGTGAAAGTCCAGGACGGTGACCGTATCGAATCAGAAGGTCAGGTCTTGCTGGAGTGGTTGGGTTCCGGTTCATCGGAGCTCTTCTCCCGCAACGAAGGACGCGTCAAGTTCATAGACTTGAAAACCGTTGTCAACCGCGATGGTGAACGCGTAGTCATGAACCGCAACGGGTATTGCGCGATTACTGATGATAAGGGACGAGAAAGAGAGCGAAACAAAGTCATCTATGGGGCGCGCCTGAGGGTTCAGGATGACGAACCAGTCAACCGTGAAACTCTTCTGGCTGAATGGGACCCCTATACGATTCCCATTATTACGGAAGTCTCGGGCCGAGTGAAATTCGGTGACGTCATCGAAGGTCTCACGATGAGCGAGCAGGTGGATGAAGTCACGGGTCTCTCTCGAAAAGTGATTGTCGAGTACAAAGATAAGGACTCGGAAGTCAGGCCTCGAGTGTCCATTAAGGACGAGCACGGCAGAACTATCAAGATCGGCGATTCTGAAGCTCGCTATCTGTTGCCGGTTGGCGCGAACATCATGGTTAAAGAAGGCGAGGAAGTACACGCAGGTGACGTTATCGCCAAAATCCCGCGTGAGACCACAAAAACAAAAGACATTACAGGTGGTCTGCCGCGAGTTGCCGAGCTGTTCGAGGCACGCAAGCCCAAAGAATTCGCGATTATTGCGGAAATCGACGGGATCGTGAGCTTCGGAAAAGATACCAAAGGCAAGCGGAAAGTCATTGTTACCCCGGAACTGGGCGAGCAGAAAGAATACCTGATTCCCAAAGGCAAGCACATTTCCGTGCACTCCGGAGATTGGGTCCAGGCAGGCGAGCCCCTCATGGAGGGTTCGACCAATCCGCATGACCTCTTGGGAATTAAAGGTGAAAAAGAGCTGGCCAAGTACCTCGTTGACGAAGTCCAGGAGGTCTACAGACTCCAGGGCGTTAAGATCAACGATAAACACATCGAAGTTATCGTTCGGCAGATGCTGCGCCGCGTGCGTGTCAAAGAAGTTGGCGATACGGACTTCCTGGTCGGCGAACAGATCGAACGACAAGTCTTCGAAGAGGAAAATAATCGAGTTATGCAAGCCGGCGGAGTACCCGCGATGGGCGAACCGCTCCTGCTCGGTATAACCAAAGCCTCTCTGTCTACAGATTCTTTTATCAGCGCTGCGAGCTTCCAGGAAACCACGAAAGTGCTCACGGAAGCGGCTATTTCAGGGAAGATCGACTACCTGCGCGGCCTGAAAGAAAACGTGATCATGGGACGGCTGATACCCGCAGGAACCGGCCTGAGCAGGTACAAAAACCTGAGGCTTCTCCATATGGACGATGAGCAGGAACGCCGTGGTAAACCCGAGAAGGCGCGGCCGGTAGTCTCCTACCAGGAGACCGCGTAG
- the rpsL gene encoding 30S ribosomal protein S12: MPTINQLVRKGRERPRKKSSAPALTNCPQRRGVCVRVYTTTPKKPNSALRKVARVRLTNGYEVTSYIPGIGHNLQEHSVVLIRGGRVKDLPGVRYHIIRGAQDAFGVQDRKQGRSKYGTKRPK, from the coding sequence ATGCCGACAATTAATCAACTGGTCAGAAAAGGAAGAGAAAGGCCGAGAAAGAAAAGCTCAGCCCCTGCACTGACCAACTGCCCTCAGCGCAGAGGCGTGTGCGTGAGAGTGTACACAACCACTCCCAAGAAACCTAACTCTGCGTTGCGTAAGGTAGCAAGGGTCCGTCTCACGAATGGATACGAAGTCACCTCCTATATCCCCGGTATCGGTCACAACCTTCAGGAGCACTCAGTTGTCCTTATAAGAGGGGGAAGAGTTAAAGACCTTCCTGGTGTTCGCTACCATATTATTAGGGGTGCTCAAGACGCATTTGGGGTGCAGGACCGTAAGCAGGGAAGATCAAAATACGGAACAAAACGCCCGAAATAA
- the rpsG gene encoding 30S ribosomal protein S7: MPRKGKVPKRDILPDPKHHSKLVAKFVNGIMWQGKKSVAEGILYDAFELMAKRANEDPLKLFERAVDNVKPVLEVRSRRVGGSTYQVPVEIRPERRQALAIRWIIQYARGRGEKSMHERLASELLDAAGNKGSSVKKKEDTHKMAEANKAFAHYRW; the protein is encoded by the coding sequence ATGCCTAGAAAAGGAAAAGTTCCGAAAAGGGATATTTTGCCGGATCCAAAACATCACAGCAAACTCGTTGCGAAGTTCGTAAACGGGATTATGTGGCAAGGCAAAAAATCTGTCGCAGAGGGCATCCTCTACGACGCTTTTGAACTTATGGCCAAAAGAGCCAATGAAGATCCTCTGAAATTGTTCGAACGAGCAGTGGACAACGTTAAGCCGGTCCTGGAAGTGCGGTCTCGTCGAGTGGGCGGGAGCACGTATCAGGTGCCTGTGGAGATCAGACCCGAAAGACGTCAGGCGTTGGCTATCAGATGGATCATACAATACGCCAGAGGTCGAGGCGAAAAGAGTATGCATGAAAGACTCGCCTCGGAACTGCTGGATGCTGCGGGAAACAAAGGGAGTTCGGTCAAAAAGAAAGAGGACACCCACAAAATGGCAGAGGCCAATAAGGCGTTTGCACACTACAGGTGGTAG
- the fusA gene encoding elongation factor G, whose product MSGDSLNRTRNIGIMAHIDAGKTTTTERVLYYTGVSHRMGEVHDGQAVMDWMEQEQERGITITSAATVCEWKNHRINIIDTPGHVDFTIEVERSLRVLDGAVALFCAVGGVEPQSETVWKQADRYGIPRIAFINKMDRSGADHLRVIDMLKTRLRTNPLLLQIPLGTEDRFRGVIDLVSMKALVFDDDSRGMRVIAQEIPAEYLDDAQNARQQLVESVCELDDELLESYLEGDTDIPVDRIQKTIRKGTLDLKITPVLLGAAFKNKGIQQLLDAVVEFLPSPMDVPPVEGKDAQGQSLSREVEGPFSALAFKIMNDPYTGNLTFLRVYSGKVTAGSSVFNVNADKKERIGRIVQMHANQREEIKEARAGDIVAAVGLKYTKTGDTLSDENAPLLLESMEFPEPVISIALEPKSRDETDKLSRALSRLLREDPSLKVKIDKETGQTILSGMGELHLEIVVDRLLREFQVEANVGEPQVAFRETLTKPVIVNYRHVKQTGGKGQFAEVTLEVEPIKEGSGFEFVDKITGGVIPKEFIKPVEEGVRTAMETGILAGYPVVDLKVTLTDGKFHEVDSSEMAFKMAGIMAFRQASERGRSILLEPIMDVEVVTPGEFLGDVLGNLTARRGKILGMESRSGIQTVGVRVPLARMFGYATDLRSLTQGRATFTMRFSHYEPAPQSVMEKVVAEFKQSGGAHGQGEI is encoded by the coding sequence ATGAGCGGAGATTCACTGAACCGAACCCGAAATATCGGGATAATGGCACACATAGATGCGGGAAAGACCACAACTACGGAAAGGGTTCTCTATTACACAGGAGTTTCGCATCGTATGGGAGAAGTCCACGACGGTCAGGCTGTCATGGACTGGATGGAACAAGAACAGGAGCGAGGCATTACGATAACTTCCGCTGCAACAGTCTGTGAGTGGAAGAACCATCGTATAAACATAATCGATACTCCGGGACACGTAGATTTCACCATTGAGGTGGAACGGTCCCTTCGAGTGTTGGACGGAGCTGTCGCACTATTCTGCGCAGTAGGCGGAGTCGAACCGCAGTCGGAAACGGTCTGGAAGCAAGCAGACCGATACGGAATTCCAAGGATCGCGTTCATAAATAAAATGGACCGGTCAGGTGCAGACCATCTGAGAGTGATAGACATGTTGAAGACCAGATTGAGAACCAATCCCCTCCTTTTGCAGATCCCACTCGGGACCGAGGATCGGTTTCGGGGAGTCATCGATCTGGTCTCCATGAAGGCGCTGGTTTTCGACGATGATTCAAGGGGCATGAGAGTCATTGCCCAGGAAATACCGGCGGAATATCTGGATGACGCTCAAAACGCGAGGCAACAGCTCGTAGAGAGCGTGTGCGAATTGGACGACGAGCTGCTGGAGAGCTACCTGGAAGGCGATACTGACATCCCGGTGGACCGAATTCAGAAAACGATCCGGAAAGGTACGCTCGACCTCAAAATTACCCCCGTGCTTTTGGGCGCAGCATTCAAGAACAAGGGGATTCAACAGCTTCTCGACGCTGTTGTGGAATTCCTCCCGTCTCCGATGGATGTCCCTCCGGTAGAAGGAAAGGACGCCCAGGGACAATCCCTGTCACGTGAGGTGGAAGGTCCTTTCTCAGCTCTCGCATTCAAGATTATGAACGATCCGTACACGGGGAATCTGACGTTCCTGAGGGTTTACTCCGGAAAAGTGACCGCCGGTTCCTCGGTGTTCAACGTGAATGCCGATAAGAAGGAACGCATCGGCCGCATTGTGCAAATGCATGCCAATCAACGTGAAGAGATCAAAGAAGCCCGTGCAGGAGACATCGTTGCAGCGGTCGGTCTGAAGTACACCAAGACGGGTGACACACTCTCGGATGAAAATGCTCCGTTGCTTTTGGAGTCTATGGAATTTCCCGAGCCGGTTATCTCCATAGCACTTGAACCGAAGTCCAGAGACGAAACGGACAAACTGTCCCGTGCCCTTAGTCGACTTCTCAGGGAAGATCCTTCTTTGAAAGTGAAGATCGACAAAGAAACCGGCCAGACCATTCTATCGGGCATGGGCGAGCTTCACCTCGAAATAGTTGTAGATCGGTTATTGAGAGAGTTTCAGGTAGAAGCTAATGTGGGTGAGCCTCAGGTGGCGTTTCGAGAGACCCTCACCAAACCGGTTATCGTGAATTATCGGCACGTGAAACAGACCGGTGGAAAAGGGCAGTTCGCAGAGGTTACCCTGGAAGTCGAACCGATCAAAGAAGGTTCAGGCTTCGAATTTGTCGACAAAATTACAGGCGGAGTCATACCGAAAGAATTTATCAAACCCGTTGAAGAGGGTGTGCGAACTGCAATGGAAACAGGGATCCTGGCTGGCTACCCTGTCGTAGATCTGAAGGTGACCCTCACCGACGGCAAATTTCATGAGGTAGATTCTTCGGAAATGGCCTTCAAGATGGCCGGGATTATGGCGTTCAGGCAAGCTAGTGAGCGGGGCCGAAGCATTCTTCTCGAACCGATTATGGATGTGGAAGTGGTTACACCGGGGGAATTTCTGGGCGACGTCCTTGGAAACCTCACCGCGAGGCGGGGGAAGATCCTGGGAATGGAAAGCCGCTCGGGAATCCAGACCGTTGGTGTAAGAGTTCCGCTGGCCCGCATGTTCGGATACGCAACGGACCTGAGGAGTCTCACACAAGGCCGGGCCACATTTACAATGCGATTTTCTCATTATGAACCTGCGCCACAGTCCGTCATGGAGAAGGTGGTCGCCGAGTTTAAGCAATCTGGAGGAGCCCATGGGCAAGGCGAAATTTGA
- the tuf gene encoding elongation factor Tu, translating to MGKAKFERTKPHVNVGTIGHIDHGKTTLTAAITRVLAKKGLASYIPFEEIDKAPEEKERGITIATAHVEYQTDKRHYAHVDCPGHADYIKNMITGAAQMDGAILVVGANDGPMPQTREHILLARQVGVPYIVVFLNKVDMVDDPELIELVELELRELLTSYEFPGDDIPIIRGSALKALEAGDPKHPDAQCIIELMNAVDEYVPVPIRETEKPFLMPVEDVFSISGRGTVVTGRVERGRVKVNEEVEIVGIRDTRKTVCTGVEMFRKVLDVGEAGDNVGLLLRGIKRDDVERGQVVAHPGTITPHTHFKAETYILAKEEGGRHTPFFNGYRPQFYFRTTDVTGVITLPEGVEMVMPGDNVSLEGKLITPIAMEKELRFAIREGGRTVGAGVISEIIE from the coding sequence ATGGGCAAGGCGAAATTTGAGCGAACGAAGCCACACGTAAACGTTGGAACGATAGGACACATCGACCACGGCAAGACCACGCTAACAGCGGCAATCACGCGGGTGCTAGCGAAGAAGGGTCTGGCTTCGTACATACCGTTCGAGGAGATAGACAAGGCTCCTGAAGAGAAGGAGCGCGGGATAACGATAGCGACTGCACACGTGGAGTATCAGACGGACAAGCGCCACTATGCACACGTGGACTGCCCCGGCCACGCAGACTATATCAAGAACATGATAACCGGAGCCGCTCAGATGGACGGAGCGATCCTGGTTGTTGGAGCCAATGACGGTCCAATGCCCCAGACACGAGAGCACATCCTTTTGGCCCGTCAGGTCGGCGTTCCCTATATAGTAGTGTTTTTGAACAAGGTAGACATGGTAGACGATCCGGAGCTGATCGAGCTGGTAGAGCTTGAGCTCCGCGAGCTTCTGACTTCGTACGAATTCCCCGGTGACGATATTCCGATCATCCGTGGAAGCGCTTTGAAGGCCCTTGAGGCCGGCGATCCGAAGCATCCGGATGCTCAGTGCATCATCGAGCTTATGAATGCGGTTGACGAGTATGTGCCTGTACCGATTCGCGAGACTGAGAAACCGTTCCTTATGCCTGTCGAGGACGTGTTCAGCATCTCCGGACGTGGAACGGTGGTGACGGGTCGAGTGGAGCGAGGCCGGGTAAAGGTGAACGAAGAAGTAGAGATCGTGGGTATTCGCGACACCCGCAAGACAGTGTGCACGGGCGTGGAAATGTTCCGTAAGGTGCTGGATGTGGGCGAGGCCGGTGACAATGTAGGCTTGCTGCTTCGTGGCATCAAACGCGACGACGTGGAACGCGGCCAGGTTGTTGCCCATCCGGGAACGATCACTCCCCACACCCACTTCAAGGCAGAGACCTATATTCTGGCTAAAGAGGAAGGTGGACGCCACACTCCGTTTTTCAACGGTTATCGGCCTCAGTTTTACTTCCGTACCACAGACGTTACCGGCGTGATCACGCTTCCGGAAGGCGTAGAGATGGTAATGCCCGGTGACAACGTATCCCTGGAAGGCAAACTGATCACTCCCATAGCAATGGAAAAAGAACTCCGCTTCGCCATCCGGGAAGGCGGCCGAACCGTCGGTGCAGGAGTTATCTCGGAAATTATCGAGTAG
- the rpsJ gene encoding 30S ribosomal protein S10, with amino-acid sequence MQALKIRIRLKAYDHKLLDQSAAEIVDTAWRTGAKVAGPIPLPTRIHKYTVLRSPHIDKKSREQFEIRVHKRLLDILEPTQQTLDALMKLDLSPGVDVEIKA; translated from the coding sequence ATGCAAGCCCTCAAGATACGGATCAGGTTAAAGGCGTACGATCACAAGCTGCTGGATCAATCGGCTGCTGAGATAGTCGACACTGCATGGAGAACCGGAGCAAAAGTGGCCGGCCCGATACCTCTTCCTACAAGGATTCATAAATACACGGTTCTTCGATCTCCGCACATTGACAAGAAGTCTCGAGAGCAATTCGAGATTCGTGTTCACAAGCGGCTGCTGGACATCCTTGAACCGACCCAACAAACGCTGGATGCCCTGATGAAGCTGGATCTCTCTCCCGGAGTGGATGTGGAGATAAAGGCTTAG
- the rplC gene encoding 50S ribosomal protein L3, producing the protein MVNGMIGKKLGMVQVFDESGQAIGVTVVEAGPCTVIQKKENSKVQLGFGSVKESRMNKPDLGQFKKAGTAPFRIIKEFSAEDSIEVGQEVRADIFTPGDLVKVVGMSKGKGFAGVMKRWNFGGGRETHGSRSHRIPGSVGQCAWPSRVFKGKRLPGRLGGAKVTAPSVRVLEVRPDENLIFLKGPVPGAKGTIVYIRKR; encoded by the coding sequence ATGGTTAACGGAATGATTGGAAAAAAACTGGGTATGGTCCAGGTCTTTGACGAGTCGGGTCAGGCAATCGGAGTCACCGTCGTGGAGGCGGGCCCCTGCACTGTAATCCAGAAGAAAGAGAACTCCAAGGTTCAGCTCGGATTCGGCTCCGTGAAGGAAAGCAGGATGAATAAGCCGGACCTGGGGCAGTTCAAGAAAGCCGGGACCGCTCCGTTCAGAATTATCAAGGAATTCTCCGCTGAAGATTCCATTGAAGTCGGGCAGGAAGTACGAGCCGATATATTCACTCCCGGTGATTTAGTCAAAGTGGTCGGGATGAGCAAAGGAAAAGGTTTCGCGGGCGTTATGAAACGCTGGAACTTTGGCGGTGGACGCGAGACTCACGGCTCCCGGTCTCACAGGATTCCCGGATCCGTCGGTCAGTGTGCATGGCCCTCCCGCGTGTTCAAAGGAAAAAGGCTTCCCGGAAGGCTTGGCGGGGCCAAAGTCACTGCTCCGAGCGTAAGAGTTTTGGAAGTCAGGCCTGACGAAAACCTGATCTTTCTCAAAGGCCCGGTACCCGGAGCCAAAGGGACGATCGTATATATAAGGAAACGCTAA
- the rplD gene encoding 50S ribosomal protein L4, with protein sequence MASVDVINQKGVKVDTIELDDRIFNVESRDQLVQQVVVWQQAKRRCGTAATKTRGQISGGGKKPWRQKGTGRARAGTNRSPVWVGGGTVFGPHPRSYAFSLPKKVRKEALRSVLSSRLRDNNLFVVDKIELESPKTKLFLETVKAMGLDTGKTLFVTSEKDETLSRSSRNLYHVMILPTEGLNVYDLLRYDRLVLLQDAVPKIHERLG encoded by the coding sequence ATGGCCTCGGTAGACGTTATCAACCAAAAAGGCGTAAAGGTCGACACTATCGAACTGGATGACCGCATATTCAATGTGGAGTCCCGCGATCAGCTCGTGCAGCAGGTGGTGGTCTGGCAGCAGGCCAAACGCCGCTGCGGTACTGCGGCTACAAAAACCCGTGGGCAAATCTCGGGTGGCGGCAAGAAGCCCTGGCGGCAAAAAGGTACCGGTCGTGCACGGGCAGGCACCAATCGTTCTCCCGTGTGGGTTGGTGGTGGAACGGTATTCGGTCCCCATCCCCGTTCGTACGCCTTTTCACTCCCAAAGAAGGTGAGAAAAGAGGCTTTGCGGTCCGTCCTGAGCTCGAGACTCAGAGACAACAACCTCTTTGTAGTTGATAAGATCGAACTGGAATCGCCGAAGACCAAGCTCTTCCTTGAGACCGTAAAGGCCATGGGGCTTGATACTGGAAAAACGCTGTTCGTAACCTCCGAAAAGGATGAAACACTGTCGAGGTCTTCTCGTAATCTTTATCATGTCATGATCTTGCCGACAGAAGGGCTCAACGTGTACGACTTGCTCAGGTACGACAGGCTGGTATTACTCCAGGACGCGGTGCCCAAAATCCATGAGAGGTTGGGATAA